The Lycium barbarum isolate Lr01 chromosome 10, ASM1917538v2, whole genome shotgun sequence genome includes a region encoding these proteins:
- the LOC132614959 gene encoding kirola-like has translation MGVKGKLIGSVEVKCGGHLVHDIFHSKTHHIPNICPGKINHFEIQEGENIKIGSVVSWKYNDDGKDKTCKQVIEAVDPQTKTVTWKVIGGDLLELYNSFTIITSCDHQWTTWTFVYEKKTEDIPEPLVLLGFVLHVTKDIEGHLLK, from the exons ATGGGTGTAAAAGGCAAGTTGATTGGATCAGTAGAGGTGAAGTGTGGAGGACATTTGGTTCATGACATTTTTCACAGCAAAACTCATCATATACCGAACATATGCCCCGGTAAGATCAACCATTTTGAGATCCAGGAAGGTGAAAACATAAAAATTGGTTCGGTCGTGAGCTGGAAATATAATGACG ATGGAAAAGATAAGACTTGTAAGCAAGTGATTGAAGCCGTCGATCCTCAAACGAAAACAGTCACTTGGAAAGTGATTGGAGGAGATCTGTTAGAGTTGTACAATTCTTTCACTATTATCACATCCTGTGACCATCAATGGACTACATGGACATTTGTGTACGAGAAGAAAACTGAAGACATACCCGAGCCTCTCGTTCTCTTGGGTTTTGTCCTTCATGTGACCAAAGATATAGAAGGTCACCTTCTCAAGTAA